A segment of the Nitrospina gracilis 3/211 genome:
CACAAACCGTTCGAGGTCGACTTCCTCCAGGATCATTTCCATGTTGCCGGATTCGATCTTCGACAGATCGAGGATGTCGTTGATCAGATTCAGCAGGTCGTTGCCGGACCCGTGAATGGTCCTGGCGAATTCCTCCTGCTTGGAAGTGAGGTTGCCGTCCTTGTTGTCGGCAAGCAGTCTGGACAGGATCAGCATGCTGTTGAGAGGGGTTCTCAGCTCGTGTGACATGTTCGCGAGGAATTCGGACTTGTACTTGCTGGCAATTTCCAGTTCCCGGACCTTCTGGTTGACGATCTCGTTCTTTAATTCGATTTCCTGTTTCTGGGTTTCCAGAATGGATGCCTGTTCTTCCAGCTGACGGTTGGTTTCATGGAGCTCTTCCTGCTGCTGCACGAGCTTGTATTCGGATTCCTTGAGGGCATTGGTCTGGATTTCCAGTTCCTGGTTGGCCGACTGCAATTCCGATTGCTGTTGCGCCAACTCTTCCGCCTGGGCGCGGGTTTCTTCCAGCGCGTCCTTGATTTTTTCCTGGGCGATCTCGAGGGAAACTTTGGCTGCTATGGCGTCGGCGGCCTGGTTCACGAAATCCAGGTGGTTGCCGGTGATTTCCTTTAACGAGCACAACTCGAGGACTCCCACCACATCCCTTTCTGAAACCAGCGGCACAAAGAGGAGCATTTTGGGAGGCGCTTCACCCAGGCTGGATTTGATTTTAAAATACTCGTCCGGAACCTCCCGGACCAGGATGTTTTCCTTGCTCACGGCCGCCTGACCAACGTACCCCTCGCCAAACTGGAACGTCTCAGGAAGTTTATGGGGATTGGCGTAGGCATACCCGGCTGAATAGTACAAGGCATTATCCTGCGCCAGGTACAGAGCCCCCATCTGAATTTCCAGCCGCTGAACCATGAAGCTGACGATTTCCTGGGCGGCGGTTTTGAGGTTGTCCGACTTCTGCATGATCTCGAACAGATCGGAGATGCCCGTTTTCACCCATCCCTGATGGGTGGCCAGCGCTTCGGCCTCCCTCAGTTGGACCATGGTGGTTTCGTTTTTCTCGATGGTATCGACAAACGTGCCCAACGTGTTTTTGTATTCCAATACCAACCCGACGAAAGGAACCAGGTAGGCCACGATTTTGAGGAAATGACCTACGTTGAAAGCGTTGTCAAACAGTTCCCCGGAACCGAATGCCATGTATGCCTGGGTGGCTATGTTTGGAATCATGCTCACCAGCAGGGAGTGGGTAAACACGGTGTTCTCGCGTTGGTAAAGACGGGGAAACAGGAACAATCCTGCGATAATGTAAAGGAGGAGAGGTCCCAGATCCCACGGCCGGGTGAAAGTCGACTCTGGATACAAAGTCCGCGGAAGGTCGGTGCTGGTGGCGCAATACTGGATGACAGCAAAGGCAACGAACGCGAACAGAAAACCGGTCCCCGCGAGGAATCTTATTTGTTCAACCGTTTTTTCCCGTTGGGATTTAAACAGGGCCAGCACAGCGGCGATCAAAATAGTGGCATGGAAAACACGAGCGATGGCCCAGGTGAAGGGAGAAAGCGTGGTCAACGCCGCCCGGCCTTCAATCAGGCGGGCCGACACCAGGATATGAAACGCATCCACCGCTCCCGCACACAGCAGGGCAATTCCGATAATGGGAAGCGACCAGTCCCGGTTGAAATAAAAATTGAACAGGGCCAGCACGAAAACCACCACGGTGACGGCGAAGGCGCTCCATTCAAGAATGGTGTGGACGAAAACGCCGGACATGGCCTGAAGGGCCTTTTCGTCCATTCGGGAATCAAGAGAGGGCGCCTGCCCCGTCGGGGCGGTTTCGTTCAGAGTCGTTGTTGACCCGAAATCAAAACCCATCAGGTTCAGGAAAAGAGGCAGTACGGATACCGCGAGGATGGTCCAGACGATTCCCGCCGGCATCCGCGTCTGCCGGGACTGGTTGGTGGCGCTCGATGCCTCAGAAAAAGCCGGTTCGGGACGGTCATTCATGAGCGGTGTATCCCGTTGTGGAAGGTTGCCGGGCTTCTAAAGCGAGTAACCCGGTTGCCGGAAAGTGCAGGACCGTCCCATATCCCATCTTCATTTTGTGGGGGCTCGGNNNNNNNNNNNNNNNNNNNNNNNNNNNNNNNNNNNNNNNNNNNNNNNNNNNNNNNNNNNNNNNNNNNNNNNNNNNNNNNNNNNNNNNNNNNNNNNNNNNNTCCGTTTGTGGACGGTGCAGGAGTGCAGGTCAAAGAAGGGCGGAAAAAGTTTGGCCTGGTGGATTTTGAAATTTTTCCCCTAAAAAGAATTTGGGTTCGAGCCGGGTTCCCATGAAACGTCCGCCGACTATTACAGGAAGGGACCCGGAAAAGAACCTTGAGTCCGGCAGGCGCGAAGATGGGGAGGGGGTGCAAACCGGATTTATTGATTCCCAAGAGTCCTGCCATAGCTCATGCCTCTGAATAATCTGCCAATTGCAATTCCAATAACGAACCAACCAGATACTTTCGGTCTCTTCTCAACCAGAAGAAACTTTCGTCACACCTGATTCTTTTCCAAGGCTCATTTCCACGCATTCAGGCAAACATAGATGGTATGTGGACAAACAGTAGTAGTATTTGTTCCCCAAAATATAAAAAATTCCGGCTCTCCACCCCCTTCCTTTAGGAGAGAAATTGGAATAACAGGACTGAATGGGCTTATTCCAAATGTAAGCACATTCACGGTTTATGCCAATACCTAATTAAGTATAATTATATTTACTTTACCGAGATTAGTGAAAATTTACAAGTCGGAATTTATATCCCAGTCTTTTGAATTTATATTAACCATTTAAAAATAAATGGCTTATTAATTCAGTCAACCGAAAATTCCAATGTTAAATCTGAATAAAATGAGGCAGGAAGTAAAAACGATATTCGAGTTTGGGTGGAAAAAATCGGAATTGTATAAAATATGGGGTTGACTACAGCCCTTAAGGATTGAGACGGGGGAATTTGAAAATTTTGCTTTTTAGCAGACCTTCCTGGATTGGGGAACTGATATTACTGAAATTGAGTGCCACGAGCGGAAATGGGAGGCAAATTGGACGGGACGGGGAAGAGGGCTAGTTTTCCGTATACATAACTTTCTTCAGGATTTCCTGGATCTTCTTCGATTCATAGGATTTGCATAATGCATGCATCCGGTCGGCAAGCTGGGCCTCCTTGTCGCCCAAGTCTTTCAACTTGTGAATATTTTTTTCCAAGTCCATGAACAGACCCATGCGGGCACTCCGTTCAAGACGGTTCCAAAGGGAATGCGGGATGGTAATGGACCCGTAGTCCAGCTTTTTCATAGAATCTTTTTTTGTTTCCTCAGGTGGGGGAGGAGGTTCTGGTTCGGATTCTTCGGCAATGAATCTGGATTTCATCAGGTCCCGAAATAGGTTTGCCAACTCTTCAAATACGACAGGTTTTCTCAGGACGGCGTCTGCACCTTCCTGTAAAAACTCGCGGGTCTGGTGGGTCAGGGTGGAAGCGGTGGCAATGACAAATTTGAACTGCTTTTGCCCGTACTTTTTGTGAATCTCTTTCATCACCTCAATGCCGCTCATACCCGGCATGTTTTGGTCGACAAACAAGATATCCGGCTTCCATTCTTCGACAATTTTCAGACCCTTTTCCCCATCCTCCGCCGACTTTACTTCCACGCCCAGAGTTGAAATGAGTTCCCGCAAAATATCCAGGTTGTCGGGATTGTCGTCCACTAAAAGAACTTTAATGGCGTGGGAGCTGGTTTTTCTCTCCAGGCTCCCTGGAATCGAACCGTCATCTGTTTTCCTGTTCATGCTGACTAAATTCAGGGAAAAGAAAAACCGTGTTCCCTTTCCGGGCTTGCTTTCAAATTTTAATTGGCTTTCCATTATCTGGACCAGCCGTTTCGCGATGGTGAGCCCCATTCCGGTACCCCCTTTTCTCCGACCCTCTTTTCCCTGGCGAAAAGGTTCGAAGATGAGGGCGTGTTCCTCCGGAGGGAAGCCCGGACCGGTGTCGATAATCTCAAACCGGTACTCATCGTTAGCCTTGGAAGTGACTCGAAATAAAACGCCTCCCTTGTCGGTGAACTTGGTGGCATTGCTAAGCAATTTGACCAGAACCCGGCGTAATTTGCCCTGGTCGCCCCAAACCCATAATTCCTCGTCCAACGGAAACGCTTCCAGCTTGAACTGGAGTTCTTTCTGCTCGCAATCCACACGCGTGATCTCGGCCAGCTGCTGGATCAGGTTCGTCAGGTTGAACTCATGACGGTCCATGCTTTCCTTTTCCGCTTCTATTTTGGAAACGTCCAGGATGTCATTGATGAGGGATAGAAGGTGATCGCCGGACCGGTACACCATGTTGATTTTTTCTTTTTGGACATCCGTGAGGTTGGAGTCTCTTCTCAGTATCTGGCTGTAACCCAGGATGGCATTGAGCGGGGTGCGGATTTCATGACTCATGTTTACCAGGAATTGGCTTTTGGCATTGTCCATTTCTCTGGCTTCTTTTGCTTTTTTCTCTGCCTGAAATGCTCTTTGGGTACGCTCGATGACTTGCTCTTCCAATTCCTCCTGGTGCTTTTTGATCACGCTGGTCATGCGGTTGAAGGAACGCGCGAGCAGTCCGACTTCGTCTTTGGAATCGACTGCCAGGTCCACATCCCAGTTGCCGTGGCTGATGGCCTCCGTCTGCCGGGTCAACCGCTCAATCGGTCTTAGTGTGTGGCGAATAAAGGCCCCGACGGTTACAACCAGAATTAGAGAGACAATCAAAAAGCCGGTCAACAGGTGTAATTTCAGGTCCGAAACCGGAGCCAGCACTTCTTCCTCGTCCACAATGGTGACAAGGCTCCACCCGATCCCTTTGAAATTCTGCCAGCCGTCTGAAATGGTATACGCCATTAGGGAAGGACCGTACTCTGTAGGCCCATATTTGAAGCCGCGCCCCTCATTTTGTAGCCGCTTGATTTCCTCCCATTGAGGGTGTTTTTGTCCAAAATACTTTGCCAGGTTGACCGGTTTGGGGACCAGAGGGCTGGCTGCGAAGACCAGGATTTCGCCACTCGTGTTGAGCAGAAAAAGTTTCAGGGACTTCAATTCCGATTTTTTTCGCGAGTCATTCAGGATTTCTTCAAACAGTTCAATATTGAGTCCCGCTCGCACCAGCCCTTCATAACGGCCTTTGCCGTCAGTAACTTTTTTAGATATTTTCAGGGTAAAAGCATTGGAGCTTTCATCGTATTGAACGTCCTCTATAGAAAGGTCGTCCGGGCTCTGGACGGCGTTTTGGTACCAGGTCTCGTCCGCCTGGTAGAAATCCGTGGTGCGCGGGTAGGCCCCCATGATGACGCCGTATCGGTTTACGGCAAAGATCTCGCTGAATAAGTAAAATTTGAATTTGTTGTTCAGGAACCGGATCTTGTTTTCGAATTCCCGGGAGAGAGGATTGAGCAGGATGTTGCGGGTTTCCGGTGTGTCCAATCCTTTTTTCCAGTCCTCATCAGTCCTCGCGATGAAGCCTTCTCGGTCGGGCATGGAGGCGTATTCGTGGTTCGACCGTTCAAACAGGCGGTCGATGAACATATCGAGGGGTTGAAGTTCCACTTCTTCGACCCGCAGAAAGAGACTGCGGTCAACGGTGTCCATGGCATCTTCGGTCAGGTCGTGGATCTCGGAACCGATTCGGTTTTCGAGAACCGATTCAAACTGCTGGATGAGGGAATAAACAGAAAGGCCAACGGCTAGACTGATGCCGAAAACGAACAAGTATACCTTCGGTTTCAATTTCATATGGCCTGCTTAATTTATGCCGGTGCCGTTTTACGCTTTTGCGAGCGCAACCTGAAATCTTTCCAAGTATATTTTTCGTATTTGAGGGAGGAATATTAAGGAAAATGTATCTATAAAATTCAAAATTTTAATAATTTTAATTGTAACCCTAAAAAGGCTGATTATATAGGTTAGAATGAATCAAAGCTTCCAATTAATCGAATGCGCTATAAAAGACGAAAATTGAAAGCGTAAGGCATTTGGGCAATTTTCTATTCCGGGGTGGGGTGAAAGTGACTTGTTTACTCTTTAAATGATTTCCAGCTACATTTTGGACAGGAGCATTTCAACCATGGGTTGGATTGAGGAACAACCTTGGGCGGTCACGATGCGATCGTCGGCGAGAACCGGTATTTCTTCACAGGCGATACCCAGGTTTTCAAGCTCCGATTGAGCGGCGGCATCCGCCGGGCAGGCCGCCCGGCCGGGCAACAGGCCGGCCTTTGCCACGACCACAATGGATGTGCCCAGGGCGGCGATAGTGCTTCCCGCTCGGTGATGGTCGACCAAAATCTGCGGCACGATGGGGTCGTTCCACAAGGATTTGGCCGCTCCTTTGCCTCCGGTCAACACAATGGCAGGGTATTTTCCCGAAAATCCTTCCTGCTTGTTCCAGTCGATGATCGTGCCGTGTGGTGTGAACCGTTCCTTCTTCATGCCGGCTGCCTCCCTCCCCGATTTGGACAGGACCACGACCCGCGCACCTGTGGATTTCAGGGCTTCCAGCAGCCCCAACAGTTCGTCTCCATCGAACTGATTATTTGGCATGATGATAAGGATGGCTTTTCCTTCAATCGGCATAACTTATCCAAAATAGTTGATTTAATACGGTTTTTGTATGAAAATGAGGCTCTGCCGGTTGGGAAAAGCAGTTTTATTGCATCCATTCCTTTTCGTGAGGCCGAAATAACTTGAGTCAGTAATTCCCGAGGTCAAAATGATTCAAAAAAACCTGATTCTGGTGGTGGATGACGACCCCGACAGCTGCCAGATTTTAAATGATTTTTTTCAATCCCTCAATTACAGGGTACAAACAGCCGAAGATGGACAGGAAGGACTGCAGAAGTTTTTTGACCTCAAGCCCTGCCTTGTGGTTCTGGATGTACGCATGCCCATCATGGATGGGTACCAGATGCTGAAACGGATTCGGGAGCTCGACTCTGCCACTCCGGTTATCATCGTGTCCGCCCAGTCCTATCTGGATGGTGCGGATGAATGCATGAAGCAAGGGGCGACCGATGTTCTTCACAAGCCCATTGAACTGGATCAGCTTGAGAAAAAGGTAACCCGCTATCTGGAGAAATGAGGCGCCTCCGTGTAAAAGTAACACCCATAAAAAAGGTGCCTCAGGTATATGAAAGGGGAACCAGGTAAACCTGTTCCGTGTCTTCCTGTTTGATGAAGGATTTTGTGGTGGGGCATTGAAACGGGTTGGCCAACACATTTTTAACATCCGCCGGAAGGTCCTTCCCCTCCCAGAATTCTTCCACGCTTTGGGTCTGATCCGGACCGTCTTCCAGCAACACATGATGGCGGGTGGGGTGCACGTCCCCGCAGGCATCGCACACGCTGTGAACTTCATACTTTTTCATTATCCACTCCCTACCAGAGAAAAAAGAACACCTGAAAAGACAGGCATCCGAATTGTTTCCTTTATTTGCCCTCTTTGTCAAGAGGACTCAATCTTCTATTTCGGGGGATTGAAGGGAATCTCCAGGGTGAATACGGGAGGGTGACGTGAATCGAAATGTGCCTCGGCCACCAGCACTCCACGCTGGTCGTCGCCCTTGACCACCAGTTGGCGCCCGGCTTTATTCAGGTGGGGTTGCCCGGGAACAATCAGGGTGTCTTTCGGAATGAGGGGAATGCGCAGGGATTTGGCCCCCTCAACTTCGTCGGGGTGGCCATCTTCCGCCGGCGGCCAGTTGGCCTTGCCAACCGTGGAGAACATCCATTTCACAAATTCGGTCGGGCGGCCTTCTGGATACATCGCGGTAAACGATGAGCGGGAGACCTGCCGGGGAGAGGACAGGTATCGCACCACCTTCACCGCCTGCTCCAGTCTTGGATAGGCAGGGGGATTCGTCCAGTCAATGAACAAAAGGGGAACGACCAGCAAAAACCCCAGCGCGCCCCAGATGGCAAACGCCTTCGCTCCCTGACCTGCAGATTTCATCTTCCTCTCCAACCCGTTTCATTCGACAAAATCCAGTTTCGCAGAATCTGGAAAAGAATCAATATGGATTTATGAAAGAGGAGAGGGTGCCTGCCACTCAATCTATGTCCTGCTTGAGAACCTGGAGCAGTTCTTTCTGTGCCAAGGGATTGGTGGACAGCTGATCCAGGAACCGCAACTCGAAAATCACCTGCTTGTCCTTGATCCAGATCTTGGGGAAGGGCGTTTCGATTTCGTTGAACACGTACTCCCGCTTGCCGACCTTCATGATGGCCCGGGGCGAAGGGGGTTCGAATCCGAATGCGCTGGTAAAAGGAATTTCCTGTTCCTTTAAAAACGCTTCCAGCTTGCCCTCGCTGTCGGCCACCATCAGCTTGTGATCCTTCGCCCATTCACGAAACGATTTGAACATGTCGCGGGGAAAGGCACTAATGGGAATGGTATCGAGGTGTTCCCAGCGTTCTCCCTTGTTCACTTCAATGACCAGGTCGAAGTGCTGCAGGGTCTCGTGAACATCGGGCAGGGTCACCTCGATGTCTGACTCGCACGCGCTCTCCGCAACCTGGGTAACGGGAACCGAGTTGGTATTCTGCTTGTGAAAAAGCTGACTGCGGATCAGGGTGCAGTTGTGCAATTTGTATTCGTTGGGGACGCTCAGAGTGGCGCCCCCGAATTGATGGTACTCGCTTTCCTGAGGCAAAGCGGAGAGGACAGGAACAGGGAAAATCAGGATTACAAACAGCCAGGGAAGAAGGCTTGTTTTGCGGGAATGGGGTGGACCGGAACCGGGTGAATTAGGAAAACGAGCGGGCATGATCCTTACCTGGAAAGCGGTTGTTTCTGGCAATCATATCTAAATCAGGTTTCGGCGCATAGCGCAAAAATAGGGCAGAATCGGCTTTTAAAAGCGAAAACTTTGAAATTGTTTTCCTAACGCATTTGGTAAGAAGCGTCTATTTAGGACGGAAAGGAATACAGGCAAACTCCTTTCGAAGTGTTTGCGGGAATTTTCGAACAAACTTATTAAAATATTACAGATACGAACTGAAGTTCCAGTCAGGTGAAGGCCGCTTCAACGTCTCAAAGAAGATGGCCCCTGTCTGGTGGCTTCTGTTAAAATCAAAATCTTCGGATTGGCTTCCAAGCCGACACCGCAATTCGTTTTCATGTTGTTCTTCGACCTGCTCCCTGTCTTCGAGTTCTTTTCGAAATGAAACTTTATTCTGTTTTCTTCAAAGCGCTGCTGTTTTACCTGTTCTCTGTGGCAACGGTTTTTGCCGGGCAGGCAAATCCGGAAGTGATCGTCTCCCCTTCCACCGGTATCGAACTGGTGCGCATACCGGGCGGCTGTTACATGATGGGCGACGACCGGGGTTACGATTACGAACGCCCGGCTCACGAGGTGTGTGTTGGTGACTTCTACATCGGGCGCTACGAGGTGACGCAGGAGCAGTACGAAAAGTTGATGGGCAGGAATCCATCGAAGTACAAAGAACCCCGACGCCCGGTGGAACGCATTTCGTGGAACGATGCTGCCGAGTTCATCCAAAAGCTCAACGAAACGGAGAACACGGATGTGTACCGCCTGCCCACGGAGGCGGAATGGGAACGGGCCGCGCGGGGCGGCACCACCACACGTTATTACTGGGGTGACGAAATCGACAACAACTACGTCTGGTATTACGGTTCGGCCGAATTTCAGACGCATCCCGTTGGAACGCGCAAGCCGAATCCCTTCGGATTGTATGACATGCTTGGGAACGTGTGGGAGTGGGTGAGCGACTGGTACGATCCGGAATATTATTCCAAAAGTCCGCGTGACAATCCCAAGGGACCCGGAACCGGGCGTTTCAAAACCCGCCGCGGCGGGGCCGTGACCAACCTCGTCACCTATGTGCGCTCAGCCACCCGCTACCGGGGTCCCCCTGGGCATCGGCATTACATACTGGGCTTTCGCGTTGCCCGCTCCGTGGAGGGAGATGGCGGCCGTTAAAATCCAATTTGAGGTTTCGATTTCACATCAAATGGTGTACGGTTTGGGGCATACCGTCATCGATAATCAATGGAGAGAAAGGGTTATGCCTTCCGAACACCAACGCCGATTTTCACTGGACAAGGTCGAGATCGATCCCGCCATCAAAAACCGTATCATGTCCGCCGATGGAGATGACCATGTCGGCGACTGGGACGGCGAACACATCGAGGACCTGGTCAAGGAACTGGACCGCATTGAGGAGAGGGTGGATCCCAGCTATTCCACTCTGCCGCACCGTGAAAACATCCCTCAGGACTTGCAGGACAAAGTGGAAAAGGATTATCCCGTCTGGGCCTGTGACCGTCATGGCAAGTGCCTGGTCGGGGAAAACTCCGATACCATTGAAACCGTCGAAACCATCCGTGCCCACTATGAAAAAGAATATGGTGGCGTGGACAAATTCCTCGAAAAGCTTCGTATCGAGCGGGAAAAATTCGAAGCGGAGCTGCGCGCAAAAAATAAAGATATATAACCTTAACCCAAACAGGCTAAATTGTTGTGATTGAAATTTAACGGCTTTTTTGCCCGTTTCCGGATGGCCTCATCAATCCCCCCGATCCGCCGGGTTCCGATAACGGATAAGCCTTGACAGCCTTTAAATACCTGATATAAGGAAATTGGATTTAAAGATTTTGAGGGGGATTGTTATGCCGATCGGAAAAGTTAAGTGGTTCAGCAACAAAAAAGGTTATGGCTTCATCCAGTCAGAAGAAGGAAAAGACATTTTTGTGCACTACTCAGCGATTCAAGAGGAAGGTTATCGGTCACTCACTCAGGGGCAGGATGTGCAGTTTGAAATCAGCGACGGTCCCAAAGGCCCACAGGCTTCGAATGTGTTGAAGAAGGAAGTCTAGTCCACCGGCTACAACAAATCTGCAGGCGGGGCTTTGGCCCCGCCTTTTTTTATGCCCGGTTATTTTGAAAACATCGAACTCCCAAGGCGGCAAGAAACAACACCCCGAAGGTGGCAACAATCATCGCACCGGTCGGCACATCGAGTGAAAAAGACAATGCCAGTCCGGCCAGGCTTCCCACCACACCAATCACCGAACCCAGAACGAATTGACGGTACAGGTTATTGGCAAACAACGTGGCACACACTGCTGGTATGATGAGCAGGGT
Coding sequences within it:
- a CDS encoding formylglycine-generating enzyme family protein, encoding MKLYSVFFKALLFYLFSVATVFAGQANPEVIVSPSTGIELVRIPGGCYMMGDDRGYDYERPAHEVCVGDFYIGRYEVTQEQYEKLMGRNPSKYKEPRRPVERISWNDAAEFIQKLNETENTDVYRLPTEAEWERAARGGTTTRYYWGDEIDNNYVWYYGSAEFQTHPVGTRKPNPFGLYDMLGNVWEWVSDWYDPEYYSKSPRDNPKGPGTGRFKTRRGGAVTNLVTYVRSATRYRGPPGHRHYILGFRVARSVEGDGGR
- a CDS encoding DJ-1/PfpI family protein translates to MPIEGKAILIIMPNNQFDGDELLGLLEALKSTGARVVVLSKSGREAAGMKKERFTPHGTIIDWNKQEGFSGKYPAIVLTGGKGAAKSLWNDPIVPQILVDHHRAGSTIAALGTSIVVVAKAGLLPGRAACPADAAAQSELENLGIACEEIPVLADDRIVTAQGCSSIQPMVEMLLSKM
- a CDS encoding ATP-binding protein — its product is MKLKPKVYLFVFGISLAVGLSVYSLIQQFESVLENRIGSEIHDLTEDAMDTVDRSLFLRVEEVELQPLDMFIDRLFERSNHEYASMPDREGFIARTDEDWKKGLDTPETRNILLNPLSREFENKIRFLNNKFKFYLFSEIFAVNRYGVIMGAYPRTTDFYQADETWYQNAVQSPDDLSIEDVQYDESSNAFTLKISKKVTDGKGRYEGLVRAGLNIELFEEILNDSRKKSELKSLKLFLLNTSGEILVFAASPLVPKPVNLAKYFGQKHPQWEEIKRLQNEGRGFKYGPTEYGPSLMAYTISDGWQNFKGIGWSLVTIVDEEEVLAPVSDLKLHLLTGFLIVSLILVVTVGAFIRHTLRPIERLTRQTEAISHGNWDVDLAVDSKDEVGLLARSFNRMTSVIKKHQEELEEQVIERTQRAFQAEKKAKEAREMDNAKSQFLVNMSHEIRTPLNAILGYSQILRRDSNLTDVQKEKINMVYRSGDHLLSLINDILDVSKIEAEKESMDRHEFNLTNLIQQLAEITRVDCEQKELQFKLEAFPLDEELWVWGDQGKLRRVLVKLLSNATKFTDKGGVLFRVTSKANDEYRFEIIDTGPGFPPEEHALIFEPFRQGKEGRRKGGTGMGLTIAKRLVQIMESQLKFESKPGKGTRFFFSLNLVSMNRKTDDGSIPGSLERKTSSHAIKVLLVDDNPDNLDILRELISTLGVEVKSAEDGEKGLKIVEEWKPDILFVDQNMPGMSGIEVMKEIHKKYGQKQFKFVIATASTLTHQTREFLQEGADAVLRKPVVFEELANLFRDLMKSRFIAEESEPEPPPPPEETKKDSMKKLDYGSITIPHSLWNRLERSARMGLFMDLEKNIHKLKDLGDKEAQLADRMHALCKSYESKKIQEILKKVMYTEN
- a CDS encoding response regulator, with the protein product MNDRPEPAFSEASSATNQSRQTRMPAGIVWTILAVSVLPLFLNLMGFDFGSTTTLNETAPTGQAPSLDSRMDEKALQAMSGVFVHTILEWSAFAVTVVVFVLALFNFYFNRDWSLPIIGIALLCAGAVDAFHILVSARLIEGRAALTTLSPFTWAIARVFHATILIAAVLALFKSQREKTVEQIRFLAGTGFLFAFVAFAVIQYCATSTDLPRTLYPESTFTRPWDLGPLLLYIIAGLFLFPRLYQRENTVFTHSLLVSMIPNIATQAYMAFGSGELFDNAFNVGHFLKIVAYLVPFVGLVLEYKNTLGTFVDTIEKNETTMVQLREAEALATHQGWVKTGISDLFEIMQKSDNLKTAAQEIVSFMVQRLEIQMGALYLAQDNALYYSAGYAYANPHKLPETFQFGEGYVGQAAVSKENILVREVPDEYFKIKSSLGEAPPKMLLFVPLVSERDVVGVLELCSLKEITGNHLDFVNQAADAIAAKVSLEIAQEKIKDALEETRAQAEELAQQQSELQSANQELEIQTNALKESEYKLVQQQEELHETNRQLEEQASILETQKQEIELKNEIVNQKVRELEIASKYKSEFLANMSHELRTPLNSMLILSRLLADNKDGNLTSKQEEFARTIHGSGNDLLNLINDILDLSKIESGNMEMILEEVDLERFVDTLNRNFQPLADDKNLDFAVELDPALPESMVCDAKHLEQVLRNLLSNAFKFTEKGGITVRISRPSPDTTLGNKNLLIDTTIAFSVTDTGKGIHESKRAQIFDAFQQEDGTTSRKYGGTGLGLSITREFVRLMGGEIQLESRLGEGSTFTVFIPEKVEPPVGILKNESVGGNGGNRPTLKKLAKANNAGESQPIDDDRQEIRASDRTLLIIEDDLKFAHVLKDMAREKGFKCLIADDGENGILLSQQFQPSAIILDVGLPGIDGLMVLEKLKNHPETKPIPVHFISAYEKDKEAMQLGAIGFLRKPVTQEKMDEVFSRIEKVLSKSIKNLLVIEDETVVQDEIQKMLGNSKTNVLRAITGEDGLKALEENEVDCIVLDLHLDGISGFDFLEQIKKKKKLKNIPVIVYTGRELTPDEEVKLKRYSESIIIKGAHSLDRLIDEATLFLHKVAETGASAEGKRGSRVIESKDYAGKKILLVDDDLKNLFALAHVLEEYEMNVIIAKHGREGLEQLQEHRDIDLVLMDIMMPEMDGYECMREIRKIPEFKNLPIIALTAKAMKGDKEKCLQAGANDYLTKPVDINILLNQIRIWVLHGSEH
- a CDS encoding cold-shock protein, with protein sequence MPIGKVKWFSNKKGYGFIQSEEGKDIFVHYSAIQEEGYRSLTQGQDVQFEISDGPKGPQASNVLKKEV
- a CDS encoding response regulator, translating into MIQKNLILVVDDDPDSCQILNDFFQSLNYRVQTAEDGQEGLQKFFDLKPCLVVLDVRMPIMDGYQMLKRIRELDSATPVIIVSAQSYLDGADECMKQGATDVLHKPIELDQLEKKVTRYLEK